Proteins co-encoded in one Methylobacterium sp. WL1 genomic window:
- a CDS encoding amino acid ABC transporter permease, which produces MIDQAVRTFIALAGEVGLHYDFLLSASEVRPWIAGMGTTLLLVLVAIPLSLAAGVAFAAALTSGRPWLAGPVRAYVELTRNTPTLVQLMFAFFALNMLLSKALGGAAHNPFTPFFWVVAVTGLHVAAFHAEALRGGIEAVPAAMVETAHAIGFSAFEVLRFVTLPLALRTAMPAIVNNLVNLVKLTTIGSAIAVGEVTYASIMIWTQRDNVLELMIVILLFFGLINTVLSQVGRYVERRLAVPGYGV; this is translated from the coding sequence ATGATCGACCAAGCCGTCCGGACCTTCATCGCCCTCGCGGGCGAGGTCGGCCTGCACTACGACTTCCTCCTCAGCGCGTCCGAGGTCCGGCCCTGGATCGCCGGCATGGGCACCACGCTCCTGCTCGTGCTCGTGGCAATCCCGCTGAGCCTTGCGGCCGGCGTGGCCTTCGCGGCGGCCCTGACCTCGGGCCGGCCCTGGCTCGCCGGCCCGGTGCGGGCCTATGTCGAGCTCACCCGCAACACCCCGACCCTCGTCCAGCTCATGTTCGCGTTCTTCGCGCTCAACATGCTGCTGTCGAAGGCGCTCGGCGGCGCGGCCCACAACCCGTTCACGCCGTTCTTCTGGGTGGTCGCAGTCACCGGGCTCCACGTCGCCGCCTTCCACGCCGAAGCGTTGCGCGGCGGGATCGAGGCCGTGCCGGCAGCCATGGTGGAGACGGCGCATGCCATCGGCTTCTCCGCCTTCGAGGTCCTGCGCTTCGTGACGCTTCCCCTCGCCCTGCGCACGGCGATGCCGGCCATCGTGAACAACCTCGTCAACCTCGTGAAGCTGACGACCATCGGGTCGGCGATCGCGGTGGGCGAGGTCACCTATGCGTCGATCATGATCTGGACGCAGCGCGACAACGTCCTCGAACTGATGATCGTGATCCTGCTGTTCTTCGGCCTGATCAACACGGTGCTGTCGCAGGTCGGCCGGTACGTGGAGCGTCGCCTCGCCGTCCCGGGCTACGGCGTGTGA
- a CDS encoding amino acid ABC transporter permease, with the protein MAWLGLAAAGFLLWFVLDARLARDLLDWLPYLASGFAMNILISVLAMGAGTLAGVMLGAMELSASRLVRAPAVAYVQVFRNAPHLVLIFATTYIFPFEIVVAGNYLPFPDWLKAVFGLAIPASAYVAEIVRGAIQSVPTTQWDAAKGVGMSRGQTLRWIILPQCLRRALPPWMNLYASITMSTALASLVGVHELLHAATDASTAVRRDDFTIAVYLTVLAAFFLFCFPISRLTRRLERRLAPR; encoded by the coding sequence CTGGCATGGCTCGGTCTCGCCGCCGCCGGCTTCCTCCTGTGGTTCGTGCTCGACGCGCGGCTCGCCCGCGACCTGCTCGACTGGCTGCCCTACCTCGCCTCGGGCTTCGCCATGAACATCCTGATCAGCGTGCTCGCCATGGGCGCGGGCACGCTCGCGGGCGTCATGCTGGGGGCGATGGAGCTGTCGGCCTCCCGGCTCGTGCGAGCCCCGGCGGTGGCCTACGTGCAAGTCTTCCGCAACGCGCCGCACCTCGTGCTGATCTTCGCCACCACCTACATCTTCCCATTTGAAATCGTGGTGGCTGGCAACTACCTGCCCTTTCCCGACTGGCTGAAGGCGGTGTTCGGGCTCGCGATCCCGGCGAGCGCCTACGTGGCTGAGATCGTCCGCGGGGCGATCCAGTCGGTCCCGACCACGCAGTGGGACGCCGCCAAGGGCGTCGGCATGTCCCGCGGGCAAACCCTGCGCTGGATCATCCTGCCCCAGTGCCTGCGCCGGGCGCTGCCGCCCTGGATGAACCTCTACGCCTCGATCACCATGAGCACGGCGCTGGCCTCCCTGGTCGGCGTCCACGAGCTGCTGCACGCGGCCACCGACGCGAGCACGGCGGTGCGCCGCGACGACTTCACCATCGCGGTCTACCTCACGGTGCTCGCCGCCTTCTTCCTCTTCTGCTTCCCGATCTCGCGCCTGACGCGGCGCCTCGAACGCCGCCTCGCCCCGCGCTGA
- a CDS encoding transporter substrate-binding domain-containing protein: MLALVSLGTVTSQTAQADATLDRIKGRQKFTVGIILSGAPFGYIDPQSRAEKGFNIDLAKALAEKLGVKVELVTVTPPNRVQFLQQGKVDVLIANMQFTEDRAKIMDHVQTPYDRAGGAALGRKDSGIKDWADLKGKPVCISQGSNYAQPLADTYGAEVKGIPSQPESMLALQGGNCVVAVHVAPTIKLLLADRPNEWKDFAIVIPTELEPADSVIWLRKGERDTGAALDAAVRDLHASGAMLEMAKANRLVDPAFLEEARRRYAAPAKP, encoded by the coding sequence ATGCTCGCCTTGGTCTCCCTCGGCACGGTCACGAGCCAGACGGCCCAGGCGGACGCGACGCTCGACCGGATCAAGGGGCGGCAGAAGTTCACGGTCGGCATCATCCTGTCGGGTGCGCCCTTCGGCTACATCGATCCGCAGAGCCGGGCCGAGAAGGGCTTCAATATCGACCTGGCGAAGGCGCTGGCCGAGAAGCTCGGCGTGAAGGTCGAGCTCGTCACCGTCACGCCGCCCAACCGCGTGCAGTTCCTGCAGCAGGGCAAGGTCGACGTCCTGATCGCCAACATGCAGTTCACCGAGGATCGCGCGAAGATCATGGATCACGTGCAGACCCCGTATGACCGAGCCGGCGGTGCCGCGCTCGGCCGTAAGGACAGCGGGATCAAGGACTGGGCGGACCTGAAGGGCAAGCCGGTCTGCATCTCGCAGGGCTCGAACTACGCGCAGCCCCTGGCCGACACCTATGGCGCCGAGGTGAAGGGCATCCCGAGCCAGCCGGAATCGATGCTCGCGCTCCAGGGCGGCAATTGCGTCGTCGCCGTCCACGTGGCGCCGACGATCAAGCTGCTGCTCGCCGACCGCCCGAACGAGTGGAAGGACTTCGCCATCGTCATCCCGACGGAGCTGGAGCCGGCCGATTCGGTGATCTGGCTGCGCAAGGGCGAGCGCGACACCGGCGCGGCGCTGGACGCGGCGGTGCGCGATCTCCATGCCTCGGGTGCGATGCTGGAGATGGCCAAGGCCAACCGTCTGGTCGATCCGGCCTTCCTGGAGGAGGCACGGCGCAGATACGCCGCGCCCGCCAAGCCGTAA